A stretch of the Saprospiraceae bacterium genome encodes the following:
- the tnpB gene encoding IS66 family insertion sequence element accessory protein TnpB, which produces MIPFTSGHRYFIYTGITDFRKSYDGLFGIIKTIMESNPLSGDVYLFTNKRRNQIRMMVYDTGGLVLLSKRLDRGTFEIMESQTNPIKLNISWTQLMCIMQGIKLSSIRYRKRHIIGEKYLRNNYVN; this is translated from the coding sequence TTGATTCCGTTTACTAGCGGACACCGTTATTTTATATATACCGGTATTACAGATTTCCGCAAAAGCTATGACGGACTGTTTGGAATTATTAAAACAATCATGGAAAGTAATCCATTGAGCGGAGACGTATATCTATTTACTAATAAACGGCGTAATCAAATACGGATGATGGTTTACGATACCGGAGGATTAGTATTGTTGAGCAAGCGTTTAGATAGAGGTACCTTTGAAATTATGGAATCACAAACTAATCCTATAAAATTGAACATCAGTTGGACGCAATTAATGTGTATCATGCAGGGCATTAAACTGAGCAGTATTCGTTATAGAAAACGACATATAATTGGCGAAAAATATTTGAGAAATAATTATGTAAATTGA
- a CDS encoding T9SS type A sorting domain-containing protein, with protein MRLLENSDIKVELIELSGNLISKEFFPNQIGDFKHIINTELLKSGIYIVKIQNNTKTYSDKLIVIK; from the coding sequence ATGAGGTTATTAGAAAACTCAGATATAAAAGTTGAATTAATTGAACTTTCAGGCAATTTAATTTCTAAGGAATTTTTTCCAAATCAAATTGGTGATTTTAAACATATTATAAATACGGAATTATTAAAATCGGGTATTTATATTGTTAAAATACAAAATAATACTAAAACCTATTCTGATAAATTGATTGTCATTAAATAA
- a CDS encoding peptidoglycan DD-metalloendopeptidase family protein: MNKFTLKSIRINYPSHPKYRYIFHAICSSLFIPIGIILWYQLTSQVNPANKPKDSQIKEIQQAIDQTDQLIKQNKSEKNQLLKNLELYQSQISYRTELQNALTNELTTTQNELKNLQEQNKSNVLKLQRFKEQYAVLVKNKIIHRITYNPMLTLLHPEDLDAKVLKWYLLEKLEKQRMQTLDSLKTWNQLYTKNFQKLKLELNTQDSLLKNIQSEELRLKQDLSSSGQLIKELDSKEANLNATLTNYKRKKEELTKWIEASVHELVKTKTSTSKNKQVKRMRYPMQSPTIISRFGKNMESGNKNLVIRNNGIDLQSQNPFVSAANPAEVVQIRKMPNQLYLLITKSDDNYIVYSNLNSVLLRNGERIESGTNIGQAAKNEQGFYELHFETWEGKTPTNPMKFLK, encoded by the coding sequence ATGAACAAATTCACCCTAAAATCCATTCGTATAAATTACCCTTCGCATCCAAAGTATCGGTACATTTTTCATGCGATTTGCAGCAGTTTGTTTATACCTATTGGCATTATTTTATGGTACCAATTAACTAGCCAAGTCAATCCGGCAAATAAACCTAAGGATAGTCAAATTAAAGAGATTCAACAAGCCATTGACCAGACTGACCAATTGATCAAGCAAAATAAATCGGAAAAAAATCAACTTTTAAAAAATCTTGAATTGTATCAAAGTCAGATTTCCTACCGAACTGAATTACAAAATGCACTTACAAATGAATTGACCACTACACAGAATGAATTAAAAAATCTTCAGGAACAAAATAAATCCAATGTACTAAAACTGCAGCGTTTTAAAGAACAATATGCTGTATTGGTAAAGAATAAGATCATACACCGTATCACCTATAATCCCATGTTGACTTTATTACATCCGGAGGATCTGGATGCCAAAGTTTTAAAATGGTATCTATTGGAAAAATTGGAAAAACAACGAATGCAAACGTTGGACTCATTAAAAACCTGGAATCAGTTGTATACAAAAAACTTTCAAAAGCTTAAACTGGAATTAAATACCCAGGATTCCTTGTTGAAAAATATTCAATCCGAAGAACTGCGTTTAAAACAAGATCTATCCAGTTCAGGACAGCTTATAAAAGAATTAGATAGTAAAGAGGCAAATCTCAATGCAACCCTCACGAATTACAAAAGAAAAAAAGAAGAACTAACTAAATGGATTGAGGCCAGCGTTCATGAATTGGTAAAAACAAAAACATCCACTTCAAAAAACAAACAGGTTAAAAGGATGCGTTATCCCATGCAGTCCCCTACGATTATATCGAGGTTTGGGAAAAACATGGAATCCGGTAATAAAAACCTGGTCATTCGCAATAATGGAATCGATCTTCAATCACAAAACCCTTTTGTAAGTGCAGCCAATCCGGCAGAAGTAGTTCAAATCCGAAAAATGCCCAATCAATTGTATTTACTAATTACAAAATCTGATGATAATTATATTGTGTATTCCAATTTAAATTCTGTGTTACTTCGGAATGGAGAACGCATAGAAAGTGGAACCAATATCGGTCAAGCAGCTAAAAACGAACAGGGATTTTATGAACTCCATTTTGAAACCTGGGAAGGTAAAACACCTACAAATCCGATGAAATTTTTAAAATGA
- a CDS encoding acyl carrier protein, with amino-acid sequence MSTIAERVKKIIVDKLAVDEAEVTIEASFVNDLGADSLDTVELIMEFEKEFDTSIPDDQAEKIQTVGQAIAYLEANCK; translated from the coding sequence ATGTCAACAATTGCTGAAAGAGTTAAAAAAATTATCGTAGACAAATTAGCTGTAGATGAGGCTGAAGTTACCATCGAAGCGAGTTTTGTTAATGATTTAGGTGCAGACTCCCTTGATACTGTGGAACTTATCATGGAATTCGAGAAAGAGTTTGATACATCTATCCCAGACGATCAGGCAGAAAAAATTCAAACTGTAGGGCAAGCTATTGCCTACCTTGAGGCTAACTGTAAATAA
- a CDS encoding IS66 family transposase → MYWQKVTEELQYIPGVVYVNRYERPKYKDPKSEKIIIAPMPSRVVDKCIAGPDFMAYAIIGKYMDHNPYYRFLQQLKRMHQVDISRSTFGGWGSQYVNALEPIFSAHQKEVLSANYLQTDESPIKVQSDEVKGKCHLGYMWVSRDPQKNLVLFTYQKGRSAEYFNNHIQGFRGKLQTDGYSVYESCDKNPDFIMFSCWAHARRYFEQALDNDKQRADYVLRQIQILYKIEESAKEQKLSKEERQKWRQENATPVLNNIKEFLDKNVESILPASAIGKAFGYAIKRWDKLLAYTVHGEVEIDNNLIENSIRPLALGRKNYLFAGSDDSAQRSAMVYSLFATCKLHDINPYDWLTDVFHRIKDHPINRISELLPQNWCWSTAKKNIDIVA, encoded by the coding sequence ATGTATTGGCAAAAAGTCACTGAAGAATTGCAGTACATTCCAGGAGTTGTCTATGTAAATCGCTACGAAAGACCTAAATACAAAGACCCAAAGTCAGAAAAAATAATCATTGCTCCGATGCCCTCAAGGGTCGTTGATAAATGTATAGCAGGGCCTGATTTTATGGCGTATGCTATTATCGGTAAGTATATGGATCATAATCCATATTATAGATTTCTTCAACAACTCAAAAGAATGCATCAAGTGGATATCTCTCGTTCTACATTTGGGGGCTGGGGCAGTCAATATGTGAATGCATTGGAGCCCATTTTTAGTGCTCATCAAAAAGAAGTTCTATCCGCTAATTATTTACAAACTGATGAAAGCCCAATCAAAGTGCAATCAGATGAAGTAAAAGGGAAATGTCATTTAGGATATATGTGGGTCAGCAGAGATCCACAAAAAAATTTAGTCCTATTTACTTATCAAAAAGGAAGGTCCGCAGAATATTTTAATAATCATATTCAGGGATTTAGAGGTAAGTTACAAACAGACGGTTATAGCGTTTATGAATCCTGTGATAAAAATCCGGATTTTATTATGTTCAGTTGCTGGGCACATGCCAGAAGATATTTTGAACAAGCACTTGATAATGACAAACAGCGCGCAGATTACGTGTTAAGGCAAATTCAAATTCTTTATAAAATTGAGGAATCTGCCAAAGAACAAAAACTATCCAAAGAAGAGCGACAAAAATGGCGACAAGAAAATGCCACTCCGGTTTTAAATAACATTAAAGAATTTCTTGATAAAAATGTAGAATCTATACTTCCAGCCAGTGCAATTGGAAAAGCTTTTGGATATGCAATCAAACGATGGGATAAGCTACTGGCATATACAGTTCATGGTGAAGTAGAAATTGATAACAACCTTATAGAAAATTCTATCCGTCCTTTAGCTCTGGGTAGAAAGAATTATTTGTTTGCAGGTTCTGACGATTCAGCCCAAAGATCAGCTATGGTTTATTCCTTGTTTGCAACTTGCAAGCTTCATGACATTAACCCATATGATTGGTTAACCGATGTCTTCCACAGAATTAAGGATCATCCTATAAATCGTATCTCAGAACTACTTCCGCAGAATTGGTGCTGGTCAACCGCGAAGAAGAACATTGACATTGTTGCCTAA
- the pyk gene encoding pyruvate kinase, with the protein MIHHNTKIVATVGPASASYEQLAALTLEGVAVFRLNFSHGSYEDHEQVIRHIHAINEKFDTHVGILCDLQGPKLRIGTIENNALEIQPGEILNFVNKPCIGTKEQIYMSYVNFARDVKVGETILIDDGKLVFEVLTTNGIDKVQLKCLFGGILSSNKGVNLPDTEISLPSLTEKDLKDLDFILKHKVNWIALSFVRKAQDIEELIQLVEKAKHPAKVIAKIEKPEAIKNLDAIIKISNGIMIARGDLGVEFPIEKLPTIQKLIITKCIQRARPVIVATQLMDSMINNPSPTRAEVTDVANAVLDGTDAVMLSAETSVGKHPVKVVTAMNKIIFEAERHYAILTKRPRPSDKSSTFLSDVVCFNAAKTAEDIKAQAIIGLTISGYTAFKTSSYRTHCPIYIFTSATHMLGTLNLVWGVRCYYYDKMSSTDETIEDLIEILKKDHKLKAGDLVVNTGSMPIHKKLRTNMLKVTEVE; encoded by the coding sequence ATGATTCACCATAATACTAAAATTGTAGCAACCGTCGGACCAGCCTCAGCATCTTATGAACAACTGGCGGCTTTGACTTTAGAAGGCGTAGCCGTATTCAGGCTTAATTTTTCACATGGTAGCTATGAAGACCATGAACAGGTAATTCGGCATATTCACGCTATCAATGAAAAATTTGATACCCATGTGGGCATCTTATGCGATTTACAGGGTCCGAAATTAAGAATTGGAACCATCGAAAACAATGCCTTGGAAATTCAACCGGGTGAGATATTAAACTTTGTCAATAAGCCATGCATTGGAACAAAAGAACAGATTTACATGAGTTATGTAAACTTTGCCCGAGATGTCAAAGTTGGAGAAACCATCTTAATTGATGATGGAAAACTTGTTTTTGAGGTTCTTACCACCAATGGAATTGATAAAGTCCAATTGAAATGTTTGTTTGGAGGCATTTTATCCTCAAACAAAGGCGTTAACCTTCCGGATACTGAAATATCCTTGCCTTCATTAACTGAAAAAGACCTCAAAGACCTTGATTTTATACTCAAACATAAAGTCAACTGGATTGCCCTTTCCTTTGTACGAAAAGCACAAGACATTGAAGAGCTCATTCAATTAGTAGAAAAAGCCAAACATCCGGCAAAGGTGATTGCCAAAATTGAAAAACCGGAAGCAATTAAAAATTTGGATGCCATTATTAAAATCAGTAACGGTATCATGATCGCCCGTGGGGATTTAGGGGTTGAATTTCCAATTGAAAAATTGCCAACAATTCAAAAACTAATCATCACCAAATGCATTCAACGTGCCCGGCCGGTGATCGTGGCAACACAGCTTATGGATAGTATGATTAATAATCCGAGTCCAACACGCGCGGAAGTAACCGATGTGGCCAATGCAGTATTGGATGGTACAGATGCGGTCATGTTATCGGCTGAGACCTCAGTGGGTAAACATCCCGTAAAAGTGGTCACTGCAATGAATAAGATTATCTTTGAAGCAGAAAGGCATTATGCCATTTTAACTAAAAGACCCCGTCCTTCCGATAAATCCTCTACTTTTTTGTCGGATGTTGTCTGTTTTAATGCTGCTAAAACGGCAGAAGATATCAAAGCCCAGGCAATCATTGGTCTCACAATTTCCGGTTACACTGCCTTTAAAACGTCTTCCTACAGAACCCATTGCCCGATTTATATTTTTACCAGTGCAACGCACATGCTGGGAACTTTAAATCTGGTATGGGGCGTTCGATGTTATTATTATGATAAAATGAGTTCGACTGATGAAACTATAGAAGATCTTATTGAAATTTTAAAGAAAGATCATAAACTGAAAGCAGGAGATCTCGTTGTTAATACCGGTAGCATGCCCATTCATAAAAAATTGCGGACCAACATGCTCAAGGTAACTGAAGTAGAATAA
- a CDS encoding transposase, whose amino-acid sequence MKINYDLVVVIQDSNKEITNEFLLTQIAEYKKENEYLRHELAQLKRLIFGAKSERFISNEPPLPPNTLFTQTYDDNQPLENLTEEITYTRDKPIHKRGGRKELPAHLKREIIVLEPEGKTDDMKCIGKKSLKNCSTFQELSM is encoded by the coding sequence TTGAAAATAAATTACGATCTTGTTGTTGTGATACAAGATTCAAATAAAGAAATTACAAATGAATTTTTGCTTACGCAAATTGCAGAATACAAGAAGGAAAACGAATACTTACGCCACGAATTAGCGCAATTAAAACGATTAATATTTGGAGCAAAATCAGAGCGATTCATAAGTAATGAACCACCTCTCCCACCGAATACTTTATTTACACAAACGTACGATGACAATCAGCCCTTAGAAAATTTAACTGAGGAAATAACATACACACGAGATAAACCCATTCATAAACGTGGGGGAAGAAAAGAGCTTCCGGCTCATTTAAAGCGGGAAATAATAGTTCTGGAACCCGAAGGAAAAACGGATGATATGAAATGTATTGGCAAAAAGTCACTGAAGAATTGCAGTACATTCCAGGAGTTGTCTATGTAA
- a CDS encoding DUF4292 domain-containing protein, with amino-acid sequence MKFLYLNFLILCILIASCHPAKKLTEIDHNSNVKKLDSCNVDCLLNKITANQNLHYFMGKGSIRYQFENERQDARLTLYAIKDSLCLISLKKLGVEAFRILLMPDHILVIDRLNQEYSNLNYSDLQNQYQLEIKFDWLQNLLSSGCFIKEAMDYQMIDSALNLKLKGSSKSYAVAYTLSNPEVLCKDFKLENSQYALNFIVSDYLKLENRSIPSKFKIEFESIDRSVLNLDLIWDEIKLDPIIQVKFNIPDHYKKR; translated from the coding sequence ATGAAATTTTTGTATTTAAATTTCTTAATCCTGTGTATTCTGATTGCTTCATGCCATCCAGCTAAAAAGCTAACCGAAATCGATCACAATTCGAACGTAAAAAAACTGGACTCCTGTAATGTAGATTGTTTGCTTAATAAAATAACTGCAAATCAAAATCTACACTACTTCATGGGTAAAGGTTCCATTCGGTATCAATTTGAAAATGAACGTCAGGATGCACGCTTGACTCTCTATGCAATAAAAGATAGCCTCTGTTTAATTTCATTAAAAAAACTAGGCGTCGAGGCTTTTAGAATCTTGCTAATGCCCGATCACATTCTTGTAATAGATCGCTTAAATCAGGAATATTCAAATCTCAACTATTCCGATTTACAAAACCAATATCAATTGGAAATCAAATTTGACTGGTTACAAAATTTGTTAAGCAGTGGATGCTTTATAAAAGAAGCCATGGACTACCAAATGATTGATTCTGCTTTAAATTTAAAACTAAAAGGAAGCTCTAAATCGTATGCTGTTGCATATACGCTGTCCAATCCAGAAGTGTTGTGTAAAGATTTTAAGCTGGAAAATTCACAATATGCATTAAATTTTATCGTAAGCGACTATTTAAAACTTGAAAACAGGTCCATTCCATCAAAATTTAAAATAGAATTTGAATCTATCGATCGATCTGTTTTAAATTTGGATTTAATTTGGGATGAAATTAAGTTGGATCCAATCATTCAGGTAAAATTTAACATTCCAGATCACTATAAAAAACGATGA